Proteins encoded in a region of the Deltaproteobacteria bacterium genome:
- the lpxA gene encoding acyl-ACP--UDP-N-acetylglucosamine O-acyltransferase yields MIHETAVVHPTAEVVDGVEVGPYSIIGEKVKIGEGTRIGPHVVVDKWTVIGEGCQIYQYASLGTPPQHLKYNGEETYVIIGNNNIIREFVTINRGTPFGNGKTVLGDGNFIMAYAHIAHDSIIGNHVIMASYAGLAGHVEIEDYAVIGGMVAIHQFVRIGTYAFIGGGTSIGMDIPPYVTASGIRAKLYGINVLNLRRSNFSEEAIKGLRKAYRIIFRSHLPLEEALQKVEKDPVFSLSEVRHLVDFVKGTKRGVTR; encoded by the coding sequence ATGATACACGAGACAGCGGTGGTACACCCTACAGCAGAGGTAGTAGATGGGGTGGAGGTAGGACCTTACTCCATCATCGGAGAGAAGGTGAAGATAGGGGAGGGTACGCGGATAGGACCCCATGTAGTCGTTGATAAGTGGACGGTGATAGGGGAGGGTTGTCAAATCTACCAATATGCCTCCTTGGGCACCCCTCCTCAGCACCTGAAGTATAACGGAGAAGAGACCTACGTAATTATAGGGAATAACAACATTATCAGGGAGTTTGTGACCATAAACCGAGGCACACCCTTTGGCAATGGAAAGACCGTCCTGGGAGATGGGAACTTCATTATGGCCTATGCCCATATTGCCCATGATAGTATAATTGGAAACCACGTAATCATGGCCAGCTATGCTGGTTTGGCCGGACATGTAGAGATAGAAGATTACGCCGTCATTGGGGGGATGGTGGCCATCCATCAGTTCGTCAGGATAGGGACCTATGCCTTTATAGGTGGAGGGACATCCATTGGCATGGATATCCCCCCTTACGTAACCGCCTCGGGGATTAGGGCCAAGCTCTATGGGATCAATGTTCTCAATCTGCGGAGAAGTAACTTCTCGGAGGAGGCTATCAAAGGATTGAGAAAGGCCTATAGGATCATCTTCCGGTCCCACCTCCCCTTAGAAGAGGCCTTACAGAAGGTGGAGAAAGACCCTGTCTTCTCCCTTTCGGAGGTGAGGCATCTGGTGGACTTCGTGAAAGGTACCAAGAGGGGGGTAACCAGATAG
- the bamA gene encoding outer membrane protein assembly factor BamA, which translates to MRKKGFLSLPFLFLFLVLGASGLAQQRLIRNIVIFGNERISEEIILHEIKSKVGGPFFKERIREDIKAIYRLGYFRDVQVDVSETTEGVILTFAVIEKPSVEDVVISGNLKVDREDIEEVIEVKRDSVLDMGKVRSSVKEIKKLYTSKGYYGSEVEYRVELIKGNKAVVYFDIAEGVKGYIKKIEFVGNKAFGARKLKRVMQTKEKGWFWWLTKAGTLEMDVLEVDINRIKSFYHDHGYVTVKVSEPEITLSKDRKSIIITIRIEEGDQYMLGSLDIKGDILTTKEELLKGLKSRVGKVYRSSLLHKDLLWLTDRYADEGYAYVDVSPLTGLDREKRLVDLVFKIEKGIKVYINRIEIKGNTKTRDKVIRRELKVAEGDLYGSTLLRKSRRRVKRTGYFKEVDFATSPTEKRELIDLDIRVEEAETGALQFGAGYSSLYGVVGTVSVSHKNLFGLGYKAYAKVEIGEEAEDFSVGFTDPRVLDTQISAGFDVYHETYEYNTYDARVAGGDLKIGREITEDIRADLVYLYEKVKIYNIDENASNYIKKQEGTSTTGKVTLTLTRDTVNDIFNPSRGSKIWVSGSIAGLGGDNYFYKFRSGASWFHPIIGDLILNLRGNIGIVRGYSGEEVPLTEKLYVGGIRTLRGFEYGMAGPVDETNEPIGALNMLAFTTELTYPLSKAIGLKVAVFYDVGKGFDHWDEITPVRHAAGVGIRWYSPMGPIRIDWGFNLDRKPERGEDASVWEFSAGMMY; encoded by the coding sequence GTGAGAAAAAAGGGATTTTTATCCCTTCCTTTTTTATTTCTCTTCTTGGTCTTGGGTGCCTCGGGGCTCGCCCAACAGAGGTTGATAAGGAATATCGTAATCTTCGGCAATGAAAGGATCAGCGAGGAGATAATTCTTCATGAGATAAAGAGCAAAGTGGGAGGGCCCTTTTTCAAAGAAAGGATACGTGAAGACATCAAGGCCATTTACCGTCTGGGATACTTTCGTGACGTACAGGTAGATGTATCTGAGACAACAGAGGGGGTGATCCTCACCTTTGCGGTGATCGAGAAACCCTCTGTGGAGGATGTCGTCATCTCTGGCAACCTCAAAGTGGATAGGGAGGATATTGAGGAGGTCATCGAGGTCAAGAGGGATTCTGTCTTGGACATGGGCAAGGTACGCTCCAGTGTAAAGGAGATCAAGAAGCTATATACCTCCAAGGGTTACTATGGTAGCGAGGTAGAGTATAGGGTAGAGCTCATAAAGGGGAACAAGGCGGTGGTCTACTTCGACATCGCCGAAGGGGTGAAGGGCTATATCAAAAAGATAGAATTTGTGGGGAATAAGGCCTTCGGGGCGAGAAAGCTCAAAAGGGTTATGCAGACTAAGGAGAAGGGGTGGTTCTGGTGGCTCACCAAAGCGGGCACATTGGAGATGGATGTTTTAGAGGTGGATATCAACAGGATAAAGAGCTTTTATCATGATCATGGCTATGTGACGGTGAAGGTGAGTGAGCCTGAGATCACCCTGAGCAAGGATAGAAAGTCCATTATCATCACCATCAGGATCGAGGAGGGGGACCAATATATGCTGGGGAGCCTCGATATCAAGGGAGACATCCTGACCACCAAGGAGGAACTCTTAAAGGGGCTCAAGAGTCGAGTGGGAAAGGTATATCGCTCCTCCTTGCTGCATAAAGACCTCCTTTGGCTGACTGACCGATATGCCGATGAGGGATATGCCTATGTAGACGTATCTCCCCTGACCGGCCTTGACCGAGAGAAAAGACTGGTAGACCTCGTTTTCAAGATAGAGAAGGGGATTAAGGTCTACATCAATCGCATAGAGATAAAGGGGAACACCAAGACCAGAGATAAGGTGATCAGGAGGGAGCTGAAGGTGGCCGAGGGGGATCTCTATGGCTCCACCCTGTTGCGGAAGAGCCGCCGGCGGGTCAAGAGGACAGGATACTTTAAAGAGGTGGATTTTGCCACCAGCCCCACTGAGAAGAGGGAGCTCATTGATCTGGACATCAGGGTGGAGGAGGCCGAGACAGGGGCGCTGCAGTTCGGTGCAGGGTACAGCTCTCTTTATGGGGTGGTGGGGACCGTCTCCGTTTCACATAAAAATTTGTTTGGTCTTGGATACAAAGCCTACGCCAAGGTGGAGATAGGCGAGGAGGCGGAGGATTTTTCGGTGGGGTTCACTGATCCACGGGTTCTGGACACCCAGATATCCGCTGGGTTTGACGTCTATCATGAGACCTATGAGTATAATACCTACGATGCCCGGGTGGCAGGAGGGGACCTCAAGATCGGCAGAGAGATCACGGAGGACATCAGGGCGGACCTCGTCTATCTGTATGAAAAAGTGAAGATCTACAATATAGATGAGAATGCCTCAAATTACATCAAGAAACAGGAGGGGACGTCCACCACCGGCAAGGTCACCCTTACTCTCACCAGAGACACCGTTAACGACATCTTCAACCCGAGCAGAGGATCGAAGATCTGGGTCTCTGGCTCTATTGCCGGTTTAGGGGGGGACAACTATTTCTATAAGTTCAGGAGTGGGGCCAGTTGGTTTCACCCCATCATCGGTGACCTGATCTTAAACCTAAGGGGAAATATCGGGATCGTCAGGGGTTATAGTGGTGAGGAGGTCCCCTTGACAGAGAAATTATATGTAGGAGGGATCAGGACGTTGAGGGGATTTGAGTATGGTATGGCTGGCCCTGTGGATGAGACAAACGAGCCGATCGGGGCCCTCAATATGTTGGCCTTCACTACAGAGCTCACCTACCCCTTGAGCAAGGCCATCGGGCTGAAGGTGGCGGTGTTTTACGATGTGGGAAAAGGATTTGATCACTGGGATGAGATCACCCCGGTGCGGCATGCCGCAGGGGTGGGGATCCGCTGGTATTCACCCATGGGACCAATCCGCATCGATTGGGGTTTTAACCTCGACCGCAAGCCTGAACGGGGTGAGGACGCCAGCGTGTGGGAGTTCTCCGCAGGGATGATGTATTAA
- a CDS encoding Gfo/Idh/MocA family oxidoreductase, protein MERVKVGVVGVGYLGRIHAEKYACIPEAELVGVVDIDKGRCQEVAAHINCQPFYHPLDLLGQVEAVSIAVPTLCHYQATKDFFLAGIDVLLEKPIASTVQEARELNALAQQKGAIFQIGHLERFNGALAAINGVLKSPLLIESYRLSPFSGRGTDVDVILDLMIHDIDIILSIVGSEIEEVEAVGMPFFSSKIDVAHARIAFKDGCTAHISASRIAQERLRKMVILQRDAHLAVDYLKQSLLVTRRGEGGTGGITVAEEVRENDPLEMELRAFLQSVRERNTPVVSGEDGQRALEVALQIVDVINKSMKRWR, encoded by the coding sequence ATGGAGAGGGTCAAGGTTGGAGTGGTAGGTGTGGGTTATCTGGGGAGGATTCATGCGGAGAAGTACGCCTGCATCCCGGAGGCGGAGCTCGTCGGGGTAGTGGACATCGACAAGGGGCGTTGCCAGGAGGTTGCCGCGCACATCAACTGCCAGCCCTTCTACCATCCCCTTGACCTCTTGGGCCAGGTAGAGGCGGTGAGTATCGCCGTGCCCACCCTCTGTCATTATCAGGCAACCAAGGACTTCTTCTTGGCGGGGATTGATGTTTTGCTTGAGAAACCCATCGCCTCTACGGTCCAAGAGGCAAGGGAGCTCAATGCCCTGGCCCAGCAGAAGGGGGCGATATTTCAAATTGGGCACCTGGAGAGGTTTAACGGGGCCCTTGCGGCCATAAACGGCGTCTTGAAGAGCCCCTTGTTGATAGAATCGTACAGGCTTTCCCCCTTTTCGGGCAGAGGGACAGATGTGGATGTCATCTTGGATCTGATGATCCATGACATCGATATAATCCTCAGCATCGTCGGCTCTGAAATTGAGGAGGTTGAGGCCGTGGGAATGCCTTTTTTCTCCTCCAAGATTGATGTGGCCCATGCTCGGATAGCGTTTAAGGATGGATGTACAGCCCACATCTCGGCCAGCAGGATTGCCCAGGAGAGGTTGCGTAAGATGGTAATCCTTCAAAGGGACGCTCACCTGGCGGTGGATTACCTGAAGCAGAGCCTGCTGGTGACCCGAAGGGGAGAAGGGGGGACGGGGGGGATAACAGTAGCAGAGGAGGTGAGGGAGAACGACCCCTTGGAGATGGAGTTAAGGGCATTTTTGCAGAGTGTGCGGGAGAGGAACACCCCTGTGGTCTCTGGTGAGGATGGTCAGAGGGCTTTAGAGGTCGCCCTACAGATCGTCGATGTCATCAATAAGTCCATGAAAAGATGGAGGTGA
- a CDS encoding lipoprotein-releasing ABC transporter permease subunit: MLPYELFISLRYLKAKRKQTFISIITFISILGVMLGVMALIVVLAVMNGFEHEMREKILGTNAHILLLRYGGGIKDYYGVVEKVEEVPGVRAAAPFIYAQVMLSSKGGVAGAVLRGIDPSYEGKVSRLPQNIKEGSISSLNRDAGGRLPGIILGRELAKNVGVFLDDPVNVISPLGDVTPLGMTPRVKRFRVTGIFESGMFDYDSTLAYISLPNAQKFLRIGDVATAIEIKVKDIYKARAIAKRVEGELGFPYKTRDWMEMNKNLFSALRMEKRVMFILLSLIIGVAAFNIICTLIMVVMEKNRDIAILKSMGAKRRSIMKIFVFEGLIVGLVGTFVGSVLGLLIACNMEGISNFVERLFGFKILPGDVYYISQLPSRVDSSDVIIVVCVAIGISLLATIYPAWKASSLDPAEALRYE, translated from the coding sequence ATGCTTCCCTATGAACTTTTTATCAGCCTCCGCTATCTTAAGGCCAAGAGGAAGCAGACCTTTATATCCATCATCACCTTTATCTCCATCTTGGGGGTGATGTTGGGGGTAATGGCCCTGATCGTGGTCCTCGCGGTGATGAACGGATTTGAACATGAAATGAGGGAGAAGATCTTGGGGACCAATGCACACATCCTCCTGCTTAGATATGGTGGTGGGATAAAGGATTATTACGGTGTTGTGGAGAAGGTTGAAGAGGTGCCAGGTGTGCGTGCCGCCGCCCCTTTCATCTACGCCCAGGTCATGCTGTCCAGCAAGGGAGGGGTGGCCGGGGCAGTCCTGCGGGGGATAGACCCCTCTTACGAAGGTAAGGTGTCCAGGCTACCCCAAAACATCAAGGAAGGGAGCATCAGTAGCCTGAACCGAGATGCTGGGGGGAGGCTCCCCGGCATCATCCTGGGGAGGGAGCTGGCCAAGAATGTGGGTGTCTTCCTCGATGACCCGGTGAACGTTATCTCCCCCCTGGGGGATGTGACCCCTTTGGGGATGACGCCCCGGGTAAAGAGATTTCGGGTGACAGGGATATTTGAGTCCGGGATGTTCGATTATGATTCCACCTTGGCCTATATTTCCCTGCCCAACGCACAAAAGTTTCTGAGGATAGGGGATGTGGCCACGGCCATAGAGATCAAGGTGAAGGATATATATAAGGCCCGCGCCATTGCGAAGAGGGTAGAGGGGGAACTGGGTTTTCCTTACAAGACCAGGGATTGGATGGAGATGAACAAAAACCTCTTCTCGGCCCTGAGGATGGAGAAAAGGGTGATGTTTATCCTTTTGTCTCTGATAATTGGGGTGGCCGCCTTCAACATCATCTGTACCTTGATCATGGTGGTGATGGAGAAGAACCGCGATATCGCCATCCTCAAGTCCATGGGGGCGAAGCGCAGAAGTATCATGAAGATATTTGTCTTTGAGGGCCTGATCGTCGGCCTGGTGGGGACCTTTGTAGGGTCGGTCTTGGGGCTCCTCATCGCCTGCAACATGGAGGGGATCTCCAACTTTGTGGAGAGGTTGTTCGGTTTTAAGATTCTTCCAGGAGATGTCTATTATATAAGCCAGCTCCCCTCTAGGGTGGATTCCTCGGATGTAATAATAGTGGTCTGTGTGGCCATAGGGATAAGTCTGCTGGCAACCATCTATCCGGCCTGGAAGGCATCGAGCCTGGACCCAGCTGAAGCCTTGCGGTACGAGTGA
- the lysS gene encoding lysine--tRNA ligase, which translates to MMEESEFLKQRREKIKTLEEMGVDPFPNDFKVEHTSLEILQGYGDWSSDALQDLEEAFSCAGRIMAIRVFGRAAFAHLQDRKGRIQVYLRKDLLGKELFDLFKKLDVGDFLGVKGRLFRTKTGELTIEAAFIRLLAKSFRPLPEKWHGLTDVEIRYRQRYLDLIVNDTVKETFYRRSEIIKGIKEFLLQRDFLEVETPMMQPIPGGAAAHPFKTYHNALDMELYLRIAPELYLKRLVIGGLERVFELNRNFRNEGLSSQHNPEFTMLEFYQSYSTYEDLMSLTEEMVGEIASRVLGSYKITYQGLELDLNPPWPRVTLKEALVKYGGMEPSSNIIEDYLQARERAQELGLEVEGNESHGELLVKIFEELVEPKLIQPIFITEYPVEVSPLAKRKKDDPAVTERFELFMVGREIANGFSELNDPEEQRERFQAQVAQRGATDVEMSFIDDDFLIALEYGMPPTAGEGIGVDRLVMILTDSPSIRDVIFFPQMRKRP; encoded by the coding sequence ATGATGGAGGAGAGTGAATTCTTAAAACAGAGGAGGGAGAAGATAAAGACCTTGGAGGAAATGGGAGTTGACCCCTTCCCCAATGATTTTAAGGTAGAACATACCTCCCTTGAGATCTTACAGGGCTATGGGGATTGGTCCTCGGATGCCCTCCAAGATCTAGAGGAGGCCTTTAGCTGCGCTGGCCGCATTATGGCCATCAGGGTCTTCGGCCGCGCGGCCTTCGCCCATCTGCAGGATAGAAAAGGGAGGATACAGGTATACCTACGTAAGGATCTGCTGGGGAAGGAACTTTTCGATCTGTTTAAGAAGTTAGATGTGGGGGATTTTTTGGGGGTGAAGGGGAGGCTTTTCCGGACCAAGACAGGGGAGTTGACCATCGAGGCCGCTTTCATTAGGTTATTGGCCAAATCCTTCCGCCCCCTCCCGGAGAAATGGCACGGCCTGACCGATGTGGAGATCAGGTATCGACAGCGTTATCTAGACCTTATCGTGAACGACACGGTAAAAGAGACCTTTTATAGAAGGAGTGAAATCATCAAGGGGATAAAGGAGTTTCTCCTCCAGAGGGACTTTCTGGAGGTGGAGACCCCCATGATGCAGCCCATCCCTGGGGGGGCGGCTGCACATCCCTTTAAGACCTATCACAATGCCCTGGACATGGAGCTCTATCTGCGCATAGCGCCGGAGCTGTACCTAAAACGATTGGTGATCGGAGGGCTGGAGAGGGTTTTTGAATTAAACAGGAACTTCCGCAATGAGGGGCTTTCCTCCCAACACAACCCCGAGTTTACCATGCTGGAGTTCTATCAGAGTTATAGCACCTATGAGGACCTGATGTCCTTGACAGAGGAGATGGTCGGTGAGATCGCCTCGAGGGTTTTAGGTTCTTACAAGATCACCTATCAAGGGTTAGAATTGGATCTGAACCCTCCCTGGCCCAGGGTCACACTGAAAGAGGCACTTGTTAAGTATGGAGGTATGGAGCCCTCTTCTAACATAATAGAGGACTACCTTCAAGCGCGGGAACGAGCGCAGGAACTGGGCTTGGAGGTGGAAGGGAATGAAAGCCACGGAGAGCTTTTGGTTAAGATCTTTGAAGAGCTAGTAGAGCCCAAACTCATCCAGCCCATCTTTATCACCGAATACCCGGTGGAGGTATCTCCCCTGGCCAAGAGAAAAAAAGATGACCCAGCGGTTACGGAGAGGTTTGAGCTCTTCATGGTGGGTAGAGAGATAGCCAATGGTTTCTCCGAGCTCAACGACCCTGAGGAGCAGAGGGAGAGGTTTCAGGCTCAGGTGGCCCAAAGAGGGGCGACTGATGTAGAGATGTCATTCATAGATGATGATTTTCTCATTGCCCTGGAATATGGGATGCCCCCCACCGCAGGGGAGGGGATAGGGGTAGATAGGTTGGTGATGATCTTGACCGACTCCCCCTCCATAAGGGATGTCATCTTCTTTCCCCAGATGAGGAAAAGGCCCTGA
- a CDS encoding cyclic nucleotide-binding domain-containing protein yields the protein MICKKDDERAITERAQGYVSKGELAKALLEFKKLAEANPEDLQVQLQIGDLLRKLGREPEALTRYKYVLSEYVKKGYLLQSIALAKLILKLDPEDGETLQVLKDLSSRKEALFSQKDVKKTGIPLLFADLSEEEFHQVLTRLRSYQLGKGSLVCKEGEKEESIYIITQGKVGIYKYNIKEKKEVLLTVLKDGDFFGEFSFFSHQRRSASAWALTDVALLEITQGDFDEVQKIYPNISEVLLTLYKKRIVDTILALSPPFNALRHRDRKRLVERFSHQVMNPNTLVIREGTPPSFLYIIKVGRVEVFTEEEGKKVTLGHLTAGDIFGEISLILERDHTASVRTVTRTELLAASKEDVDEIVGYYPKIRETLKRYSRERLEEARDVILISGDVGEKWI from the coding sequence ATGATCTGCAAGAAGGATGATGAGCGGGCCATCACTGAGAGGGCCCAGGGATATGTCAGCAAGGGCGAACTGGCGAAGGCCCTGTTGGAGTTCAAGAAGCTGGCAGAGGCCAACCCAGAAGACTTGCAGGTGCAACTACAGATAGGGGATCTGTTAAGGAAGTTGGGGAGAGAGCCCGAGGCCCTCACCAGATATAAGTATGTCCTGTCAGAATATGTCAAAAAGGGCTATCTCCTCCAGTCCATAGCTCTCGCCAAGCTTATCCTCAAGCTGGACCCAGAAGATGGGGAGACCCTTCAGGTATTGAAAGACCTCTCATCCCGAAAAGAGGCCCTGTTTTCACAAAAAGATGTGAAAAAGACGGGCATCCCTCTTCTGTTTGCTGATCTTTCAGAGGAAGAATTTCACCAGGTATTGACACGGCTCAGATCGTATCAACTCGGCAAGGGCAGCTTGGTATGTAAAGAAGGGGAGAAGGAAGAATCCATTTACATCATCACTCAAGGGAAGGTGGGGATATACAAATACAATATAAAGGAAAAGAAGGAGGTCCTCCTCACCGTCCTCAAGGATGGGGATTTCTTCGGTGAGTTCAGTTTCTTCTCACATCAACGCCGAAGCGCCTCAGCCTGGGCGCTGACCGATGTCGCCCTCTTGGAGATAACGCAGGGGGATTTTGATGAGGTCCAGAAGATCTATCCCAATATCTCAGAGGTCCTGCTGACACTTTATAAGAAGAGGATAGTGGATACCATCCTTGCGCTTTCTCCCCCCTTTAATGCCCTGCGTCATCGGGACAGGAAGCGCCTCGTGGAAAGATTTTCCCATCAAGTAATGAACCCGAATACCTTGGTGATCCGAGAGGGGACCCCCCCCAGCTTTCTCTACATCATCAAGGTGGGGAGGGTAGAGGTCTTCACCGAGGAAGAGGGGAAGAAGGTCACCTTGGGCCATCTCACGGCAGGGGATATCTTCGGTGAGATATCGCTTATTTTGGAAAGGGATCATACCGCCTCGGTGAGGACAGTGACCCGCACAGAGCTCTTGGCGGCCTCAAAGGAGGACGTAGATGAGATAGTAGGTTACTATCCTAAAATAAGGGAGACCCTTAAGAGGTATAGCCGGGAGAGGTTGGAGGAGGCAAGGGATGTAATCCTCATTTCGGGGGATGTGGGTGAGAAATGGATCTAA
- a CDS encoding ABC transporter ATP-binding protein, which yields MDLKNRRESPLIQVKGLRKVFKRGGTDINALKGVDLTMQRGEMLVIVGASGAGKTTLLHIMGTLDRPSQGEVLYQGEDIFARSEGTLAEFRNREIGFVFQFHHLLPEFNALENTMMPALMQGMDRKEARERAEEILVEVGLKDRIWHKPGELSGGEQQRVAVARALILRPTLFLADEPTGNLDSKTGEKVIQLIFSLNQARGVTLVIVTHNEALARRFPRQIYLVDGRTV from the coding sequence ATGGATCTAAAAAACCGGAGGGAATCTCCTTTAATTCAGGTTAAGGGACTACGTAAGGTATTTAAAAGGGGAGGGACGGATATAAACGCCCTCAAAGGGGTAGACCTCACCATGCAAAGGGGGGAGATGTTGGTGATCGTGGGTGCCTCTGGGGCGGGAAAGACGACCCTGCTCCATATCATGGGGACTCTGGACAGGCCTTCCCAGGGGGAGGTCCTCTACCAGGGGGAGGATATCTTCGCCCGATCTGAAGGAACCTTGGCCGAATTTAGGAACAGGGAGATAGGTTTTGTCTTCCAATTTCATCACCTTCTGCCCGAATTTAATGCCCTGGAGAATACCATGATGCCCGCCTTGATGCAGGGGATGGACAGGAAGGAGGCCAGGGAGAGGGCAGAGGAGATCTTGGTGGAAGTAGGTTTGAAGGACCGGATCTGGCATAAACCGGGGGAGCTTTCCGGGGGTGAGCAACAGAGAGTGGCAGTGGCAAGGGCCTTGATTTTACGTCCCACCCTTTTTTTGGCCGACGAGCCCACCGGGAATCTGGACAGCAAGACTGGAGAGAAGGTAATTCAACTTATCTTCTCTCTGAACCAGGCGAGGGGGGTTACCTTGGTCATCGTCACCCATAACGAGGCCTTGGCCCGGCGCTTCCCCCGACAGATCTACCTAGTGGACGGAAGGACGGTTTGA
- the fabZ gene encoding 3-hydroxyacyl-ACP dehydratase FabZ, producing the protein MIDIKEIVGILPHRYPFLFVDRIIELEEGKRIVGIKNVTINEPFFQGHFPGEPVMPGVLVVEAMGQTAGVLAYRAMGKEIQGKAVYFMSINRVKFRRPVVPGDQLRLELDVVKHRRGIWAFKGKAFVEDQVVAEAEFMATIMDKEVDTG; encoded by the coding sequence ATGATCGATATTAAGGAGATAGTGGGCATCTTACCTCATAGATATCCCTTTTTATTTGTCGATCGGATAATAGAACTGGAGGAAGGCAAGAGGATAGTGGGGATAAAGAACGTCACCATAAATGAACCCTTCTTTCAGGGGCACTTCCCCGGAGAGCCGGTGATGCCTGGGGTCCTTGTCGTAGAGGCCATGGGGCAGACCGCTGGGGTGTTGGCGTATAGGGCCATGGGGAAGGAGATACAGGGGAAGGCCGTCTATTTCATGTCCATCAACCGGGTGAAGTTCAGAAGGCCGGTTGTTCCAGGAGATCAGCTTCGTCTGGAACTAGACGTGGTGAAACACCGGAGGGGTATCTGGGCCTTTAAGGGGAAGGCCTTTGTGGAGGATCAGGTAGTGGCGGAGGCGGAGTTCATGGCCACCATTATGGACAAGGAGGTTGATACGGGATGA
- a CDS encoding OmpH family outer membrane protein has protein sequence MKKGLLFFIFIGLLIPLNFAYAGEAKIGYIDVQRVLNKSRRGIEARKIFQIRGNELNKVIQKSQEELKALKESLEKQAAMLSEEARREKEREYQRKLKELERLVKDSRDELKQMEMEITTKLLKSMEKVVTKLGKEGNYTLILEKKESFILYAPKEIELTDKVIKAFDAAKE, from the coding sequence ATGAAAAAGGGTCTATTGTTTTTTATCTTTATTGGTCTGCTAATACCATTAAATTTTGCCTATGCCGGAGAGGCAAAGATCGGCTACATCGATGTCCAGCGAGTCTTGAACAAGTCCCGCCGCGGAATTGAGGCAAGGAAGATCTTCCAGATCAGGGGAAACGAATTGAACAAGGTTATTCAAAAAAGTCAAGAGGAATTAAAGGCTTTGAAGGAGTCGTTGGAGAAGCAGGCCGCTATGCTCAGCGAGGAGGCCAGGAGAGAGAAGGAGAGGGAGTACCAGCGGAAGTTAAAGGAGCTGGAGAGGTTGGTAAAGGACTCCCGGGATGAGCTCAAGCAGATGGAGATGGAGATCACTACCAAGCTCCTGAAGAGCATGGAGAAGGTGGTTACCAAGTTGGGCAAGGAGGGGAATTATACCCTGATCTTGGAGAAGAAGGAGAGCTTCATCCTCTATGCCCCTAAAGAGATCGAGCTCACCGACAAGGTGATCAAGGCCTTTGATGCCGCCAAGGAGTAA
- the lpxD gene encoding UDP-3-O-(3-hydroxymyristoyl)glucosamine N-acyltransferase, with translation MERNLKSLAHEVGGRVKGDGLVSITGVAGIEEATEGDITFVSDEKFLPTLKETKASAAIVSQEIADVSLPLLIVPNPLLAMAKILTIFTQRPYSPGGVSKQAWISPSAKLGEEVTIYPFVYVGDDAQVASRATIYPGVYIGTQAKIGESNVLYPNVTIYPRCVLGKRVIVHAGTVIGADGFGFVKDGEANFRIPQVGIVEIEDDVEIGANCCIDRATFGKTLIKRGVKVDNLVQIAHNVRVGENSIIVAQVGISGSTKLGKNVTLAGQVGLVDHVEIGDNVIVGAQSGVTKDVPPNQVVLGSPHLPHRQFLRVASVWSRLPEMKRELDLLFKRVEKLEKGKR, from the coding sequence ATGGAGCGAAACCTCAAAAGCCTGGCCCACGAGGTCGGGGGGAGGGTAAAAGGTGACGGTTTGGTATCGATCACCGGGGTGGCCGGGATAGAGGAGGCGACCGAAGGTGATATCACCTTTGTCAGCGATGAGAAATTTCTCCCCACGTTGAAGGAGACCAAGGCCTCAGCTGCCATTGTCTCCCAGGAGATAGCAGATGTCTCCCTCCCCCTTTTAATAGTCCCCAATCCCCTCTTGGCTATGGCCAAGATCCTCACCATCTTCACCCAGAGGCCTTATTCCCCAGGGGGAGTTTCAAAGCAGGCCTGGATCAGTCCCTCGGCAAAGTTGGGGGAGGAGGTCACCATCTACCCCTTTGTCTATGTCGGGGACGATGCGCAGGTTGCCTCAAGGGCTACAATCTATCCGGGTGTCTATATCGGCACTCAGGCCAAGATTGGTGAGAGTAACGTTCTCTACCCCAATGTGACCATCTACCCCCGCTGCGTCTTAGGAAAGAGGGTCATCGTCCATGCGGGCACAGTTATTGGGGCCGATGGCTTTGGGTTTGTTAAGGATGGGGAGGCGAACTTTAGGATCCCGCAGGTAGGGATTGTGGAGATCGAGGACGATGTGGAGATCGGGGCCAACTGTTGCATCGATAGGGCCACCTTTGGAAAGACCCTGATAAAAAGGGGGGTGAAGGTCGATAACCTAGTCCAGATCGCCCACAATGTACGGGTAGGGGAGAATAGCATCATTGTGGCCCAGGTTGGGATTTCAGGGAGCACGAAGCTGGGGAAGAACGTCACCCTGGCGGGGCAGGTAGGCCTGGTGGACCATGTTGAGATAGGGGATAATGTTATCGTGGGGGCCCAGTCCGGGGTCACCAAGGATGTCCCCCCCAATCAGGTCGTTTTGGGGAGTCCCCATTTGCCCCATAGGCAATTTCTGAGGGTGGCCTCTGTATGGTCCAGGCTTCCGGAGATGAAGAGGGAGTTGGACCTCTTGTTCAAGCGGGTGGAGAAGCTGGAGAAGGGGAAAAGGTAA